One Pleurocapsa sp. PCC 7327 DNA segment encodes these proteins:
- the psbA gene encoding photosystem II q(b) protein: MTTTLQQRESASLWEQFCQWVTSTNNRIYIGWFGVIMIPTLLTATACFIIAFIAAPPVDIDGIREPVAGSLLYGNNIISGAVVPSSNAIGLHFYPIWEAASLDEWLYNGGPYQLTIFHFLLGVFCYMGRQWELSYRLGMRPWICVAYSAPVSAATAVFLIYPIGQGSFSDGMPLGISGTFNFMFVFQAEHNILMHPFHMLGVAGVFGGSLFSAMHGSLVTSSLVRETTETESQNYGYKFGQEEETYNIVAAHGYFGRLIFQYASFNNSRALHFFLGAWPVIGIWFTAMGISTMAFNLNGFNFNQSILDSQGRVINTWADVLNRANLGFEVMHERNAHNFPLDLASGEMAPVALSAPAING; encoded by the coding sequence ATGACAACAACCTTACAGCAGCGCGAAAGCGCTTCTTTGTGGGAGCAGTTTTGCCAGTGGGTCACCAGCACCAACAACCGCATCTACATCGGTTGGTTCGGCGTCATCATGATCCCAACCCTGCTAACTGCAACCGCGTGCTTCATCATCGCCTTCATCGCCGCTCCCCCGGTAGACATCGATGGCATCCGCGAACCCGTAGCTGGTTCTCTGCTCTATGGCAACAACATCATCTCCGGTGCGGTGGTGCCTTCTTCGAACGCCATCGGCTTGCACTTCTATCCGATTTGGGAAGCCGCCTCTCTCGACGAGTGGCTCTACAACGGCGGACCCTACCAGCTAACGATCTTCCACTTCCTGTTGGGAGTATTCTGCTACATGGGTCGTCAGTGGGAGTTGAGCTACCGCTTGGGCATGCGTCCTTGGATCTGCGTAGCCTACAGCGCGCCAGTATCGGCAGCGACGGCAGTCTTCCTGATCTACCCCATCGGACAAGGTTCCTTCTCCGACGGCATGCCTTTAGGAATCTCTGGCACCTTCAACTTCATGTTCGTCTTCCAAGCCGAGCACAACATCCTGATGCACCCCTTCCACATGTTGGGAGTCGCTGGTGTCTTCGGAGGGTCTCTGTTCTCTGCCATGCACGGCAGCTTGGTCACTTCTAGCTTAGTCCGCGAGACCACCGAAACCGAGTCTCAGAACTACGGCTACAAGTTCGGACAAGAAGAAGAAACCTACAACATCGTAGCAGCTCACGGCTACTTCGGACGCTTGATCTTCCAATATGCGTCATTCAACAACAGCCGCGCCCTACACTTCTTCTTAGGTGCTTGGCCAGTGATTGGCATCTGGTTCACCGCGATGGGGATTTCCACCATGGCGTTTAACCTCAACGGTTTCAACTTCAACCAGTCGATCTTAGATTCTCAAGGTCGGGTCATCAACACCTGGGCTGATGTGCTCAACCGCGCTAACTTAGGATTTGAGGTGATGCACGAGCGCAACGCGCACAACTTCCCCTTAGACTTAGCTAGCGGCGAGATGGCTCCTGTAGCTCTGAGTGCTCCTGCTATCAATGGCTAA
- a CDS encoding uracil-DNA glycosylase family protein: MSDVDTLIEQVRQEAEREPFPIDVDVYKAAGKEPTQPILYAGNLKSQICFFGRDLGRDEVIAGQPLIGAAGTLVREGFYWAMHHQKPKGRKDLNSVCDRVLLTNTVPYKPPGNKAYETKVKERFRPFIARLLVIHWQGNQIITLGTEAFKWFAPYGAKGEVNKFFQSSDRFTSKLKVTLTASDEQGVPYQRQVTLLPLPHPSPLNQQWYEKFPQLLQERLNEFEF; the protein is encoded by the coding sequence ATGTCAGATGTAGACACTTTAATCGAACAAGTTCGACAAGAAGCAGAAAGAGAACCCTTTCCCATAGATGTAGATGTCTATAAAGCCGCTGGAAAAGAACCCACTCAACCCATACTCTATGCGGGCAATCTGAAAAGTCAGATTTGTTTTTTTGGTCGCGATTTGGGTAGGGATGAAGTGATCGCGGGGCAACCTTTGATTGGAGCGGCAGGAACTCTAGTACGCGAGGGATTTTACTGGGCAATGCACCATCAAAAACCCAAGGGAAGAAAAGATTTAAATTCGGTTTGCGATCGCGTCTTGCTAACCAACACAGTTCCCTACAAACCCCCTGGCAATAAAGCTTATGAGACGAAAGTCAAAGAAAGATTCCGCCCTTTTATAGCACGCTTATTAGTCATTCATTGGCAAGGCAATCAAATCATTACGCTGGGAACTGAAGCCTTTAAATGGTTTGCACCCTACGGTGCTAAAGGAGAGGTAAATAAGTTTTTTCAAAGCAGCGATCGCTTTACATCTAAGCTGAAAGTTACCCTTACAGCCTCAGACGAGCAAGGAGTACCATACCAGCGTCAAGTGACGTTATTGCCGCTGCCCCATCCTTCCCCTCTCAATCAACAGTGGTACGAAAAATTCCCCCAACTGCTCCAGGAGAGACTGAACGAATTTGAGTTTTGA
- a CDS encoding thiamine phosphate synthase: MDEQSNQRKGQQFAIERILDANLDRAREGLRIVEEWCRFGLNDSQLAEKCKQMRQEIASWHSSELRLARDTLEDVGTGLSHPQEETRSSVEQILQANLCRTQEAMRVLEEYGKLYKSGMGEAFKQMRYQVYIMESTLLTSRRRQQLKDARLYLVTSPSEQLFSIVEAALKGGLTLVQYRDKNTDDIIRLANAQKLRQLCRDYGALLIINDRVDLALAVDADGVHLGQQDLPIAVARQILGSQRIIGRSTTNPQEMEQAIAQGADYIGVGPVYETPTKAGKAAAGLEYVRHAVKHAPIPWFAIGGIDLSNVKDVIDAGAERVAVVRAIMQAEDPARATQDFLSQLIKK, translated from the coding sequence ATGGACGAGCAATCTAACCAAAGAAAAGGACAACAGTTTGCGATCGAGCGGATCTTGGATGCAAACTTAGATCGTGCTAGAGAAGGATTGCGAATCGTAGAAGAATGGTGCCGCTTTGGTTTGAATGACAGTCAACTGGCAGAAAAATGCAAGCAAATGCGACAAGAAATCGCCAGTTGGCATAGTTCGGAGTTGCGATTGGCACGAGATACATTAGAAGATGTGGGCACTGGGTTATCCCATCCCCAAGAAGAAACGCGCAGCAGTGTCGAACAAATTCTTCAGGCAAACCTGTGTCGCACCCAAGAAGCAATGCGAGTTTTAGAGGAGTATGGCAAGCTATACAAATCAGGGATGGGAGAGGCGTTCAAACAAATGCGCTATCAGGTTTATATTATGGAAAGCACATTATTAACATCCCGCCGTCGCCAGCAACTCAAGGACGCTCGACTCTATCTCGTTACTTCTCCCTCCGAACAATTATTCTCCATCGTAGAAGCTGCCTTGAAAGGAGGACTGACGCTAGTTCAGTATCGAGATAAAAATACTGACGACATTATCAGACTGGCGAACGCTCAAAAATTGCGCCAATTGTGTCGCGATTATGGAGCGTTGCTCATTATAAACGATCGCGTCGATTTAGCGTTGGCAGTCGATGCCGATGGCGTGCATCTAGGACAGCAAGACCTTCCCATTGCAGTGGCACGGCAAATATTAGGTTCTCAGCGGATTATCGGGCGATCGACCACCAATCCGCAAGAAATGGAGCAAGCGATCGCCCAAGGCGCAGATTACATTGGCGTGGGCCCCGTTTACGAAACGCCAACCAAAGCAGGTAAAGCAGCAGCAGGATTGGAGTACGTTCGCCATGCTGTCAAACATGCCCCAATTCCCTGGTTTGCGATCGGCGGCATCGATCTCTCTAATGTTAAAGATGTTATTGATGCAGGGGCAGAACGAGTGGCTGTTGTCCGCGCTATCATGCAAGCAGAAGACCCCGCTAGAGCGACTCAAGATTTTCTCTCTCAATTGATAAAAAAGTAG
- the thiS gene encoding sulfur carrier protein ThiS, giving the protein MIDDTEQITLQVNGKPHTCPPQTRLPQMLEQLGLNPHLVAVEYNGEILHRQYWEETQLQEGDRLEIVTIVGGG; this is encoded by the coding sequence ATGATCGATGACACAGAACAAATCACTTTACAAGTGAATGGAAAACCGCATACTTGCCCTCCTCAGACGCGACTGCCCCAGATGCTAGAACAGCTAGGATTAAATCCGCATTTAGTGGCTGTTGAATATAATGGTGAAATTCTTCACCGACAGTATTGGGAGGAGACTCAATTGCAAGAAGGCGATCGCTTAGAAATTGTAACCATCGTCGGAGGCGGCTAA
- a CDS encoding photosystem I reaction centre subunit IX / PsaJ translates to MQSFFKYLTLAPVMAILSLVILFVVFIELNYFYPGLQYGTYFHSLP, encoded by the coding sequence GTGCAATCTTTCTTCAAATATTTGACGCTTGCACCCGTAATGGCAATTCTGTCGCTAGTGATTCTTTTCGTCGTTTTTATTGAATTGAACTACTTTTATCCAGGTTTGCAGTATGGCACCTATTTTCATTCTTTACCCTAA
- a CDS encoding photosystem I reaction centre subunit III yields the protein MKRLLALVLILAIWFTLVPAAWAQTSHLVPCKDSPAYQERMKKAPDNYYFNKPGKAYAEYLLCGEDGLPHLALSFDRAGDIAIAFGIFFYFTGFVGWSGRSYLQVSNQSKNPEQMEIFIDIPLAIQSFAKGLLWPVLAFQELVTGQLTAKDSEIPVSPR from the coding sequence ATGAAACGATTACTGGCATTAGTTTTAATCCTAGCTATTTGGTTCACTCTTGTCCCTGCTGCTTGGGCACAAACTTCTCATCTCGTTCCTTGTAAGGACTCGCCTGCCTATCAGGAACGCATGAAAAAGGCTCCCGATAATTATTATTTCAATAAGCCGGGTAAAGCCTATGCCGAATATCTTCTCTGTGGCGAAGATGGTTTGCCCCATTTGGCTCTCAGTTTCGATCGCGCGGGCGACATTGCTATTGCCTTCGGAATATTTTTCTATTTTACTGGCTTTGTAGGTTGGTCGGGTCGTTCCTATTTACAAGTTTCTAATCAGTCTAAAAATCCAGAACAGATGGAAATTTTCATCGATATTCCTTTAGCTATTCAATCTTTCGCTAAAGGTTTACTTTGGCCCGTGTTAGCTTTCCAAGAACTTGTTACTGGTCAATTGACTGCTAAAGATAGCGAGATTCCTGTGTCACCTCGGTAG
- a CDS encoding photosystem I reaction center subunit XI, with product MTTTETQSLPQAYSELDPIKPYQNDPWKGNLSTPFNDSPIVRAYIRNLPAYRPGLTPFMRGLEIGMAHGYFLVGPQVVVGPLRETAHGANLSGLICAIYIAVSAVLGISIFALAMFQNNPKGSYNSYSKDDLRPLRSKEDWFQLAGGVFLGSMGGAIFAYLLLENFDDLDAILRGAVNVSQQWLPWVTG from the coding sequence ATGACAACAACTGAAACACAATCGCTACCTCAAGCCTATTCCGAACTAGATCCGATTAAGCCTTATCAGAATGACCCTTGGAAAGGCAATTTATCAACTCCCTTTAATGACTCTCCTATCGTCAGAGCTTACATTCGCAATCTTCCAGCCTACCGTCCAGGACTGACCCCTTTTATGCGAGGGCTAGAAATTGGTATGGCTCATGGCTATTTTTTGGTCGGTCCGCAGGTTGTCGTAGGGCCGCTACGGGAAACGGCACACGGAGCCAATTTAAGCGGCTTAATTTGCGCTATTTACATAGCAGTCTCGGCAGTTTTAGGAATTTCGATCTTTGCCCTTGCCATGTTCCAAAACAATCCTAAAGGTTCTTACAATTCTTACTCTAAAGATGACTTGAGACCTTTGAGAAGTAAAGAAGACTGGTTCCAGCTTGCAGGCGGAGTCTTTTTAGGGTCGATGGGAGGAGCAATATTTGCCTACCTCCTTCTCGAAAATTTTGATGACTTGGATGCCATCCTGCGAGGTGCAGTTAATGTGAGCCAACAATGGCTTCCTTGGGTAACGGGTTAA
- the psaB gene encoding photosystem I core protein PsaB produces the protein MATKFPKFSQDLQQDPTTRRIWYAIATAHDFESHDGMTEENIYQRIFASHFGHIAIIFLWTSGILFHVAWQGNFEQWVKDPLTVRPIAHAIWDAQFGAPAIQAYTQAGASNPVDICTSGVYHWWYTIGMRTNNDLYAGAIFLILLAAVFLYAGWLHLQPRFRPSLSWFKNAESRLNHHLAGLFGVSSLAWAGHLIHVAIPESRGQHVGWDNFLTTKPHPAGLGPFFTGNWGVYAQNPDTAEHIFNTSQGAGTAILTFLGGFHPQTESLWLTDMAHHHLAIAVIFIIAGHMYRTNWGIGHNIKEMLDALQGPGWRGFFIAPRTGRGHLGIFEDYNNSLHFQLGWHLACLGVITSLVAQHMYSMPPYAFISRDYTAMSALYTHHQYIAGFLMVGAFAHGAIFMVRDYDPELNRDNVLARVLNHKEAIISHLSWVSLFLGFHTLGIYVHNDCEVAFAAPEKQILIEPVFAQWIQAAHGKTLYGLSTLLSNPDSIASTAWPNYGNVWLPGWLDAINSGTNSLFLPIGPGDFLVHHAIALGLHVTTLILVKGALDARGSKLMPDKKDFGYAFPCDGPGRGGTCDISAWDAFYLAMFWMLNTLGWLTFYWHWKHLTLWSGNVAIFNENSTYLMGWFRDYLWANSAQLINGYNPAGTNNLAVWAWMFLFGHLAWAVSFMFLITWRGYWQELIETLMWAHENTPLSFGYPKDKPVALSIVQARLVGLTHFTVGYIATYGAFLIASTASRFG, from the coding sequence ATGGCTACAAAATTTCCCAAATTTAGCCAGGATTTACAGCAAGACCCAACGACGCGGCGTATCTGGTATGCGATCGCGACTGCCCACGACTTTGAAAGTCACGATGGCATGACCGAGGAAAATATCTATCAACGGATTTTTGCTTCCCACTTCGGTCACATTGCCATCATCTTTCTGTGGACGTCGGGCATTCTCTTCCACGTAGCCTGGCAAGGTAACTTTGAACAATGGGTTAAAGATCCTCTCACAGTTCGTCCTATCGCTCACGCGATTTGGGACGCTCAATTCGGAGCGCCAGCAATCCAAGCGTATACTCAAGCTGGAGCCTCAAACCCAGTAGATATTTGTACCTCTGGTGTCTATCACTGGTGGTATACCATCGGGATGCGGACGAATAACGATTTGTACGCGGGTGCAATATTCTTAATTCTGCTGGCTGCTGTTTTCTTGTATGCAGGCTGGCTGCACTTGCAACCCAGATTCCGTCCTAGCCTAAGCTGGTTTAAGAATGCAGAATCTCGCCTGAACCACCATTTGGCTGGTTTGTTTGGGGTTAGCTCCCTGGCATGGGCGGGTCATCTCATTCACGTTGCCATTCCCGAATCGAGAGGACAGCACGTTGGCTGGGATAACTTTCTCACAACTAAACCGCATCCGGCTGGCTTAGGACCATTCTTTACCGGGAATTGGGGAGTCTACGCTCAAAATCCCGATACTGCCGAGCATATATTTAATACCTCTCAAGGTGCGGGGACAGCAATTTTAACCTTCTTGGGCGGATTTCATCCCCAAACTGAGTCGCTCTGGCTGACGGATATGGCGCATCACCATTTAGCGATCGCGGTGATATTCATTATCGCCGGACACATGTACCGAACCAACTGGGGCATCGGTCACAACATCAAGGAAATGCTCGATGCACTTCAAGGTCCGGGCTGGAGGGGCTTCTTTATCGCTCCCAGAACCGGTCGAGGTCACCTGGGGATTTTTGAGGACTACAACAATTCGCTCCACTTCCAGTTGGGATGGCACCTAGCTTGCTTGGGAGTCATTACCTCTTTGGTTGCCCAGCACATGTATTCAATGCCGCCCTATGCCTTCATCTCCAGAGACTACACGGCAATGTCAGCCCTTTATACCCATCACCAGTACATTGCTGGATTTTTGATGGTGGGGGCATTTGCCCATGGCGCTATCTTTATGGTGCGCGATTACGACCCCGAACTCAATCGCGATAACGTATTGGCACGGGTGCTGAATCACAAAGAGGCGATTATTTCTCACTTGAGCTGGGTATCCCTCTTCCTGGGCTTCCACACGCTAGGGATATACGTCCACAACGATTGCGAGGTCGCTTTTGCGGCACCAGAAAAGCAGATTTTGATCGAGCCAGTGTTTGCCCAGTGGATACAAGCTGCCCACGGCAAGACTCTCTATGGTCTGAGTACGCTGCTGTCTAATCCGGATAGCATTGCTTCGACGGCTTGGCCCAACTATGGTAACGTTTGGCTACCCGGCTGGTTGGATGCAATTAATAGCGGTACTAACTCGCTATTCTTGCCTATCGGACCTGGGGATTTCTTAGTTCACCACGCGATCGCACTCGGACTTCACGTGACTACTCTAATCCTAGTCAAGGGAGCGCTCGATGCTCGCGGTTCCAAGCTGATGCCGGATAAGAAAGATTTCGGCTATGCTTTCCCTTGCGATGGTCCTGGACGGGGTGGCACTTGCGACATCTCGGCTTGGGATGCGTTCTACCTTGCCATGTTCTGGATGCTCAACACCTTGGGTTGGCTCACCTTTTACTGGCACTGGAAACACCTCACCCTCTGGTCGGGGAATGTCGCCATATTTAATGAAAACTCAACCTACCTGATGGGTTGGTTCCGCGATTACCTGTGGGCTAACTCCGCCCAGTTGATCAATGGCTATAATCCTGCTGGCACGAATAACCTGGCTGTTTGGGCGTGGATGTTTCTATTCGGACACCTTGCTTGGGCAGTCAGTTTCATGTTCTTGATCACTTGGCGCGGTTACTGGCAAGAGCTGATCGAAACCCTCATGTGGGCGCACGAAAATACACCGCTCTCGTTTGGATATCCAAAAGATAAGCCAGTTGCGCTCTCTATCGTTCAGGCACGTTTGGTGGGCTTAACTCACTTTACGGTGGGCTATATCGCCACCTACGGAGCTTTTTTGATTGCTTCAACCGCTAGTCGGTTTGGCTAG
- the psaA gene encoding photosystem I core protein PsaA, whose product MTITPPKPEQQVRVVVDNNPVPTSFENWAKPGHFDRTLARGPKTTTWIWNLHANAHDFDSHTSDLEDVSRKIFSAHFGHLAVVFVWLSGMYFHGAKFSNYTAWLADPLHIKPSAQVVWPIFGQDILNADVGGGFHGIQITSGLFQLWRASGITNEFQLFCTAIGGLVMAALMLFAGWFHYHVRAPKLEWFQNVQAMLNHHLAGLLGLGSLGWAGHQIHVALPINQMLDRGVPIEKIPLPHEFILNPSLMQQLYPHVNWGFPSGVIPFFTLNWGQYADFLTFKGGLNPATGGLWLSDTAHHHLAIAVLFIIAGHMYRTNWGIGHSIKEMLDDARTPNMLPFLSFIGPEGHKGLFETLTTSWHAQLSINLAMLGSLSIIVAHHMYAMPPYPYLATDYATVLSLFTHHVWIGGFLIVGAAAHAAIYMVRDYDPAKNVNNVLDRVIRHRDAIISHLAWVCQFLGFHSFAMYCHNDTMRAFGRPQDMFSDTGIQLQPVFAQWIQHVHTAAVGVGQAAQPLGNVFGGLRNIELSGLGTTAPGLSEPVSYAFGGGVVAVGSKIAMMPITLGTADFLIHHIHAFTIHVTVLVLLKGVLYARNSRLIPDKSELGFRFPCDGPGRGGTCQVSAWDHVFLGLFWMYNSLSIVIFHFFWKMQSDVWGTVDADGSITHITLGNWAQSSITNNGWLRDFLWAQATQAITSYGGALSAYGLLFLGGHFIFGFSLMFLFSGRGYWQELIESIVWAHNKLKITPAIQPRALSIIHGRAVGVAHYLLGGIVTTWAFFLARMAAIG is encoded by the coding sequence ATGACCATTACGCCTCCGAAACCGGAGCAACAGGTAAGAGTGGTCGTCGATAACAATCCGGTGCCCACTTCCTTTGAAAACTGGGCAAAGCCGGGACACTTCGATCGCACTCTAGCCAGAGGTCCAAAAACCACCACCTGGATTTGGAACCTCCACGCCAACGCTCACGATTTCGACAGTCATACCAGCGATCTCGAAGACGTATCGCGCAAGATTTTCTCCGCTCACTTTGGGCATCTTGCCGTCGTCTTCGTCTGGTTGAGCGGCATGTATTTTCATGGCGCTAAGTTTTCTAACTATACCGCTTGGCTTGCCGATCCCCTACACATCAAGCCCAGCGCTCAAGTCGTCTGGCCCATTTTCGGTCAAGACATCCTCAACGCCGACGTAGGGGGAGGCTTCCATGGCATTCAAATCACATCCGGTCTCTTTCAACTTTGGCGTGCCTCTGGCATCACCAATGAGTTTCAGCTTTTCTGCACTGCTATAGGCGGGCTAGTCATGGCAGCCTTGATGCTATTTGCTGGCTGGTTCCACTACCACGTGCGAGCGCCCAAACTGGAATGGTTCCAGAACGTGCAGGCAATGCTGAATCACCACCTAGCGGGCTTGCTCGGTCTTGGCTCGCTGGGATGGGCGGGGCACCAAATTCACGTCGCCTTGCCGATTAACCAGATGCTCGATCGCGGAGTTCCCATCGAGAAAATTCCCCTACCCCACGAGTTCATCCTCAACCCCAGTTTGATGCAACAGCTATATCCCCACGTAAATTGGGGTTTTCCCAGCGGTGTGATTCCGTTCTTCACGCTCAACTGGGGTCAGTACGCCGATTTTCTTACCTTCAAAGGCGGTCTGAATCCGGCAACGGGAGGCTTGTGGCTGTCGGATACGGCGCACCATCACCTCGCGATCGCAGTGCTGTTTATCATTGCCGGACACATGTACCGAACCAACTGGGGCATCGGTCACAGCATCAAAGAAATGCTCGATGATGCCAGAACTCCCAACATGCTGCCATTCTTAAGCTTTATCGGGCCAGAAGGTCACAAAGGTCTCTTTGAAACCCTCACCACTTCTTGGCACGCGCAGCTATCGATCAACTTGGCGATGTTAGGTTCGCTGAGCATTATCGTCGCTCATCACATGTATGCCATGCCGCCCTATCCTTACTTGGCAACAGACTATGCCACCGTGCTATCTCTGTTCACCCATCACGTCTGGATTGGCGGCTTTCTGATCGTTGGTGCTGCCGCTCACGCCGCTATCTACATGGTACGGGACTACGATCCTGCCAAGAACGTCAACAATGTCCTCGATCGCGTCATCCGTCACCGAGATGCCATTATTTCCCACCTAGCTTGGGTGTGCCAATTTTTAGGCTTTCATAGCTTTGCCATGTATTGTCACAACGATACGATGCGAGCTTTTGGTCGCCCTCAAGACATGTTCTCAGATACTGGCATCCAATTACAACCCGTATTCGCCCAGTGGATTCAACACGTTCACACGGCAGCGGTCGGGGTTGGACAAGCAGCACAGCCCTTGGGCAATGTCTTTGGCGGACTGCGGAATATCGAACTGTCGGGACTGGGGACTACAGCCCCTGGCTTGAGCGAACCTGTCAGCTATGCTTTCGGTGGCGGAGTAGTCGCCGTTGGTAGCAAAATTGCCATGATGCCCATTACTCTGGGTACGGCAGACTTCCTCATTCACCACATCCATGCCTTCACCATTCACGTAACAGTGTTGGTGCTGCTCAAAGGCGTACTATATGCCCGCAACTCTCGTCTGATTCCCGACAAATCGGAACTGGGCTTCCGCTTCCCCTGCGATGGTCCCGGTCGCGGCGGCACTTGCCAAGTATCGGCTTGGGATCACGTTTTCCTAGGCTTGTTCTGGATGTACAACTCCCTGTCGATCGTCATTTTCCACTTCTTCTGGAAGATGCAATCGGACGTGTGGGGAACAGTCGATGCCGATGGCTCGATAACTCACATTACTTTGGGCAACTGGGCGCAAAGCTCGATTACGAATAACGGCTGGTTGCGCGATTTCTTATGGGCACAGGCCACTCAAGCTATCACCTCTTATGGTGGCGCACTGTCCGCCTATGGCTTGCTGTTCTTGGGCGGACATTTCATCTTCGGCTTCAGCCTTATGTTCCTCTTTAGCGGCCGCGGTTATTGGCAGGAACTGATCGAGTCGATCGTTTGGGCGCACAACAAGCTCAAAATTACGCCAGCCATTCAGCCTCGCGCTTTGAGTATCATCCACGGTCGAGCCGTAGGAGTCGCTCATTACCTCCTAGGGGGAATTGTGACAACCTGGGCGTTTTTCTTGGCTCGTATGGCGGCAATTGGGTAA
- a CDS encoding response regulator, whose amino-acid sequence MRILVVEDDKSIAETLERVLGEQHYVVDAATDGEMGWELVEVFAYDLIVLDVMLPKLNGIEFCQRLRSRGDRTPILLLTAKSSSTDKTTGLNAGADDYVVKPFDLPELLARIRVLLRRKNSLIPPVLEWGDLRLDPNTCEASYGSQPLRLTPKEYRLLELFLRNPQQVLTRNTILENLWSVEETPSEDTITAHIKSLRQKLKRAGSPPDSIATVYGIGYRLKSSAPSASEASCAPSATDKRAISSSIAISYSDATRSRIAQQTKSGLKVVWEKFQGQTKARVTILEQATAALRDDALDEELRQQAKAAAHKLAGTLGVFGFPEGSRLAKEIEQVFSKKTIVPTRSSHLSKRVVALRQLLEESSASQIAEPIARHRSPVLLVISDDAKAARRLVELAVASKIRIRLVLSITAAKEALAHGSLDVVLLVFSLTNAAKDNLAFLANLINQTPPTPVLFLTSSDNLTVRIEAARLCDRAFFQKLQLPERGLATMNKVLKQIRRRVAKVMVVDDDPQMLYVMKTLLEIWGIKVTTLEEPSRFWETLAKFSPDLLILDVEMPIFNGIELCRVVRNDPYWCGLPIVFVSVHTDEDTVNQILRAGGDDRISKSLIGPELVNRILNRLERVHTLRSLTNANNPQLR is encoded by the coding sequence ATGAGAATTTTAGTAGTCGAGGACGATAAATCTATCGCCGAGACTCTCGAAAGAGTTTTAGGCGAGCAACATTACGTCGTGGATGCAGCTACAGACGGCGAAATGGGTTGGGAACTAGTAGAGGTATTTGCCTACGATTTAATCGTGCTTGACGTAATGTTACCCAAACTCAACGGAATTGAGTTTTGCCAGCGCTTGCGATCGCGAGGCGATCGCACTCCCATCTTACTGCTAACTGCTAAAAGCTCCAGTACCGATAAAACGACAGGATTAAACGCCGGAGCAGACGATTATGTCGTTAAACCCTTCGATCTTCCAGAATTACTAGCTCGCATTCGCGTCCTGCTGCGTCGGAAAAATTCATTGATCCCTCCAGTTCTGGAATGGGGAGACCTGCGTCTCGACCCCAATACCTGCGAAGCCAGTTATGGCAGTCAGCCTCTACGTTTAACTCCCAAAGAGTATCGATTGCTAGAGCTTTTCCTGCGCAACCCCCAGCAAGTGTTGACGCGCAATACAATTCTGGAAAATCTCTGGTCGGTGGAAGAAACACCAAGTGAAGATACGATTACCGCTCATATCAAAAGTTTGCGACAGAAACTCAAAAGAGCTGGAAGTCCGCCCGATTCGATCGCAACGGTTTATGGGATCGGATATCGGCTAAAATCATCGGCCCCAAGTGCGTCGGAAGCGTCTTGTGCGCCATCTGCAACGGATAAACGCGCGATTTCTTCCTCGATCGCTATCTCCTACTCAGACGCTACGCGATCGCGGATCGCCCAGCAAACTAAATCGGGATTGAAGGTCGTTTGGGAAAAGTTTCAAGGACAGACTAAAGCGAGAGTCACCATTTTAGAGCAAGCGACAGCAGCTCTGCGGGACGATGCCTTAGATGAAGAACTCCGGCAACAAGCTAAAGCAGCAGCGCATAAGTTGGCAGGAACCTTGGGCGTTTTTGGTTTTCCGGAGGGATCGCGTCTAGCAAAAGAAATAGAGCAGGTCTTCTCGAAGAAAACTATCGTTCCAACTCGAAGTTCCCATCTGTCTAAGCGAGTAGTAGCTTTGCGGCAGTTGTTAGAGGAATCATCTGCTAGTCAGATAGCCGAACCGATAGCTCGTCATCGCTCGCCCGTTCTCCTAGTTATTAGTGACGATGCCAAAGCGGCGAGGCGTTTGGTCGAATTAGCTGTGGCATCGAAAATCCGCATTCGGCTAGTGCTAAGCATAACAGCAGCCAAAGAGGCATTAGCTCATGGGTCTTTAGATGTGGTATTACTGGTTTTTTCTCTGACTAATGCTGCCAAAGACAATCTCGCTTTTCTGGCCAACCTAATTAACCAAACACCACCGACTCCCGTACTCTTCTTGACGAGTAGCGATAATTTAACCGTTCGGATCGAGGCGGCTCGATTGTGCGATCGCGCTTTTTTTCAGAAACTTCAACTACCAGAACGGGGACTGGCCACAATGAACAAAGTCCTGAAGCAGATTCGCAGGAGAGTTGCCAAAGTCATGGTAGTCGATGACGACCCGCAGATGCTATACGTGATGAAGACATTACTGGAAATTTGGGGAATTAAAGTGACAACCTTAGAAGAGCCATCGAGATTTTGGGAAACTTTAGCCAAATTTTCGCCAGATTTACTTATTCTTGACGTAGAAATGCCAATTTTTAACGGCATCGAACTGTGCCGAGTCGTGCGCAACGACCCTTATTGGTGCGGTTTGCCAATTGTGTTTGTCTCAGTTCACACTGACGAGGACACGGTAAACCAGATCTTGAGAGCGGGTGGCGACGATCGCATCAGCAAGTCTCTCATCGGACCGGAGCTGGTGAATCGCATTCTCAATCGTCTCGAACGAGTCCACACTCTACGAAGTTTAACAAACGCAAATAATCCTCAGTTGAGATAG